The Flavobacteriales bacterium DNA segment CAGACGGTAGCCGATGGCGCATCGCACGATGACATCATCGAAAAGATCGACATCGGTGGTATCTCCTTGATCAGAGCTGCAGCCAAGAATTACAGGGACGTGCTGATCGTCTCGCAGCGTGGACAATACGCTAGACTGCTGGAGCTTATCGAGAAGGGTAACGGGACGATCTCAGAATCGGATCGTAAGAACTTCGCCCAAGAGGCATTCCAAGTGAGTTCCCAGTATGATCTGGCTATTCATGCGTATTTCTCAGGGCAAGACTCCTCGATCACATTGGGAGAAGGAAATGCGCTTCGTTTCGGAGAGAACCCTCACCAGCAAGGAGTGTTCTATGGTGATCTGGAAGCCATCTTCGACAAGCTCGATGG contains these protein-coding regions:
- a CDS encoding bifunctional phosphoribosylaminoimidazolecarboxamide formyltransferase/IMP cyclohydrolase PurH encodes the protein MSDIKIKNALISVFHKDGLAPIVSSLNALGVELFSTGGTQRFIEEQGIPVHRVEDLTGYPSILGGRVKTLHPKVFGGILARRHEDTDVAQVEELSIPEMDLVIVDLYPFEQTVADGASHDDIIEKIDIGGISLIRAAAKNYRDVLIVSQRGQYARLLELIEKGNGTISESDRKNFAQEAFQVSSQYDLAIHAYFSGQDSSITLGEGNALRFGENPHQQGVFYGDLEAIFDKLDG